A portion of the Micromonospora tarapacensis genome contains these proteins:
- the cas2e gene encoding type I-E CRISPR-associated endoribonuclease Cas2e, with product MTVVILTACPEGLRGHLTQWLLEISAGVYVGHVNSRIRHRLWAKVVEMAGPGRALLVYQQPGEQRLCFEVHDHHWQPVDFDGITLIRRPTARSTYNPALPKGWSKAAKRRRFGRRTTGRSDTPTATPRQSEEKPDS from the coding sequence ATGACCGTCGTCATCCTCACCGCCTGCCCCGAGGGCCTGCGCGGTCACCTGACCCAATGGCTACTGGAGATCTCGGCCGGCGTCTACGTGGGCCACGTCAACAGCCGGATCCGGCACCGGCTCTGGGCCAAGGTCGTCGAGATGGCCGGGCCGGGCCGGGCGCTGCTGGTCTACCAGCAGCCAGGCGAGCAGCGGCTGTGTTTCGAGGTGCACGACCACCACTGGCAGCCGGTCGACTTCGACGGCATCACCCTGATCCGCCGACCCACCGCGCGAAGCACCTACAACCCCGCCCTGCCCAAAGGCTGGAGCAAGGCAGCGAAACGCCGCCGCTTCGGACGCCGCACCACAGGGCGCAGCGACACGCCGACGGCCACCCCAAGACAAAGTGAAGAAAAACCCGATAGTTGA
- a CDS encoding histidine decarboxylase: MTDSRTLGESADLRRAPIDVTAVLDRLVRDADAAAPTSIGFPGAVDLDHHAVLTRLGGRLWNNIGDPEDPGGVAHTRLLEREVVGWVGDLLAAPADDRWGYVTTGGTEGNLAALHAAYRRHPRARIYFSTAAHYSIPKIIALLGARGVRVEARADGEMDYPRLAAHLHRHRRVPAIVVATAGTTMTEAVDDTSRVRDLLAGHSPGGHLHVDAALAGIPLALDGRLRLDADSGIGSVAISGHKFLGVPTPCGVVLIREFATAVRSHGSPVNYTATRDTTITGSRCGLAAALLWHAIATHGREGHRWRAAEARHLAGYAVEQLTAAGWPAWRHPHAFTVVLDTPPEPVRAKWLLATDGPVSHIVCMPGISRRQIDAFLSDLVATLPAASLPRPRQPIPPRVAAEPG; the protein is encoded by the coding sequence GTGACCGACAGCCGCACCCTCGGCGAGTCGGCGGACCTGCGCCGCGCGCCGATCGACGTCACCGCCGTGCTCGACCGGCTGGTCCGTGACGCCGACGCCGCCGCGCCGACGAGCATCGGCTTTCCCGGTGCCGTCGACCTCGACCACCACGCGGTGCTGACCCGGCTGGGCGGCCGGTTGTGGAACAACATCGGCGACCCGGAGGACCCGGGTGGGGTCGCGCACACCCGGCTGCTGGAACGGGAGGTCGTCGGCTGGGTCGGCGACCTGCTGGCCGCCCCGGCGGACGACCGGTGGGGGTACGTGACCACCGGCGGGACGGAGGGGAACCTCGCCGCCCTGCATGCCGCGTACCGCCGTCACCCGAGGGCCCGGATCTACTTCTCGACCGCCGCGCACTACTCCATCCCCAAGATCATCGCGCTGCTGGGTGCCCGAGGGGTGCGGGTCGAGGCCCGCGCCGACGGGGAGATGGACTATCCGCGACTGGCCGCACACCTGCACCGGCACCGGCGCGTACCGGCCATCGTGGTGGCCACGGCCGGCACCACGATGACCGAGGCCGTCGACGACACCAGCCGGGTCCGTGACCTCCTGGCCGGCCACTCCCCCGGCGGGCACCTGCACGTCGATGCCGCGCTCGCCGGCATCCCGCTCGCTCTCGACGGCCGGCTCCGCCTCGACGCCGACAGCGGCATCGGCAGCGTCGCCATCTCCGGCCACAAGTTCCTCGGCGTACCGACCCCATGCGGAGTGGTCCTGATCCGCGAGTTCGCGACGGCGGTCCGCAGCCACGGCAGCCCGGTCAACTACACCGCCACCCGCGACACCACCATCACCGGATCGCGCTGCGGCCTGGCCGCCGCGCTGCTGTGGCACGCCATCGCCACCCACGGCCGCGAGGGTCACCGCTGGCGCGCCGCCGAGGCCCGCCACCTCGCCGGGTACGCCGTCGAGCAGCTCACCGCCGCCGGCTGGCCGGCGTGGCGGCACCCGCACGCCTTCACCGTCGTGCTGGACACCCCACCCGAGCCGGTACGCGCCAAGTGGCTGCTGGCCACCGACGGCCCGGTCAGCCACATCGTCTGCATGCCCGGCATCAGCCGGCGGCAGATCGACGCTTTTCTGAGTGATCTGGTGGCGACGCTGCCGGCCGCGTCGCTGCCCCGCCCCCGGCAGCCGATTCCGCCACGGGTGGCCGCCGAGCCGGGGTGA
- the casB gene encoding type I-E CRISPR-associated protein Cse2/CasB — MTTAHVDQPAGPARKSWLRRRGDLGDHVARAVGSLQARVLSTVPQPEAVSALARLRRGLGRTPGFDFTLERYLQVPEHLLGSRPANDAEAADSEHAVHDAVTLYALHQQSRRERMHADGRGLGQALSELVHRSAGPDGVRRRFAALGTASTYHESVYHLRSLIVMLREHQIPLDYGLLADDLRTLRRPDGQSTVQAIWGREFFRSRPAATDSPEEDQS; from the coding sequence ATGACGACGGCTCACGTCGACCAGCCGGCCGGACCGGCGCGAAAGTCGTGGCTCCGCCGGCGAGGTGACCTCGGCGACCACGTCGCCCGGGCCGTCGGCAGCCTCCAGGCGCGGGTGTTGAGCACCGTGCCGCAACCCGAGGCGGTGAGCGCGCTGGCCCGGCTCCGGCGCGGCCTCGGCCGCACCCCCGGCTTCGACTTCACCCTCGAACGGTATCTCCAGGTGCCGGAGCACCTGCTGGGCTCCCGGCCGGCGAACGACGCCGAGGCGGCCGACTCCGAGCACGCCGTGCACGACGCGGTCACCCTCTACGCGCTGCACCAGCAGTCCCGCCGGGAGCGGATGCACGCCGACGGGCGCGGGCTGGGGCAGGCCCTGTCCGAACTCGTCCACCGGTCCGCCGGCCCCGACGGCGTACGCCGCCGGTTCGCCGCGCTCGGCACCGCCAGCACCTACCACGAGAGCGTCTACCACCTGCGCAGCCTGATCGTGATGCTGCGTGAGCACCAGATCCCACTCGACTACGGGCTGCTCGCCGACGACCTACGGACCCTGCGCCGACCCGACGGCCAGTCCACCGTCCAGGCCATCTGGGGCCGGGAGTTCTTCCGCAGCCGACCCGCCGCCACCGACTCTCCCGAGGAGGACCAATCATGA
- a CDS encoding APC family permease, giving the protein MSSHVQVALARRTLTPAGMWMFGAAASAPLVVLAGGIPATYANTRVTALPLTFVLVAGVVAVLAVAYTAMARQVGHPAAYYGIAAHGLGRGWGVAAGLVALVAYNAIQISLYGLLGATVATRLGGAWWVWAGVALAVVGVLGVRAIVLSTRVLGTVLAVSLLIVVVFVLAGLGRPAGGRLDWAGFDVSGLAVGGIGGAVAFCVAALTGVDAPGSFVEEAVDRRAVGRATIGAVLVLGGVYAVTAWAMGLAVGPASVATAAADPAAGLPFAVLARAGGGWVVLADVMLVFAIVTAMLAFHSVIARYVFAMAREGVLPTGLARAGGGTRVRAPRGGSLAQTGVATAVVAAFALGGVDPIAAMFTWLSTLGALGLLALLLAASMAAMVAPASVRGPAPDAWSWRFAPVLGVFGGSVLLAAMVGNVGSLLGAGPGSWYPYLLPAIVVGTAVVGAVWAGHLRQSRPEVYAGIGRGTPKTHAVPDAITISI; this is encoded by the coding sequence ATGTCGTCGCATGTGCAGGTGGCGCTGGCCCGCCGGACGTTGACGCCGGCCGGGATGTGGATGTTCGGTGCGGCGGCGTCCGCGCCGCTGGTGGTCCTGGCCGGGGGTATCCCCGCCACCTACGCGAACACCCGGGTGACCGCGCTGCCGCTCACCTTCGTCCTGGTGGCCGGCGTGGTCGCGGTGCTCGCCGTCGCGTACACGGCGATGGCCCGGCAGGTCGGGCACCCGGCGGCCTACTACGGCATCGCCGCTCACGGCCTCGGTCGTGGCTGGGGGGTCGCCGCCGGCCTGGTCGCGCTGGTCGCCTACAACGCCATCCAGATCAGCCTGTACGGGTTGTTGGGCGCGACGGTCGCCACCCGGCTCGGTGGTGCGTGGTGGGTGTGGGCCGGTGTCGCCCTGGCGGTCGTCGGGGTGCTGGGGGTGCGGGCGATCGTGCTGTCCACCCGGGTGCTGGGCACCGTGCTGGCCGTGTCGCTGCTGATCGTCGTGGTGTTCGTGCTCGCCGGGCTGGGGCGGCCGGCGGGCGGCCGGCTGGACTGGGCCGGCTTCGACGTGTCCGGGTTGGCGGTCGGCGGCATCGGCGGTGCCGTCGCGTTCTGCGTCGCGGCGTTGACCGGGGTCGACGCGCCGGGCTCGTTCGTGGAGGAGGCCGTCGACCGGCGGGCGGTCGGCCGGGCCACCATCGGCGCGGTGCTCGTGCTCGGCGGGGTGTACGCGGTCACCGCCTGGGCGATGGGCCTCGCGGTCGGCCCGGCGTCGGTCGCCACAGCGGCGGCCGATCCGGCGGCGGGGCTGCCCTTCGCGGTGCTGGCGCGGGCCGGCGGCGGATGGGTCGTCCTCGCCGACGTGATGCTGGTCTTCGCGATCGTCACCGCCATGCTGGCGTTCCACTCGGTGATCGCCCGGTACGTGTTCGCCATGGCCCGGGAGGGGGTGCTGCCGACCGGCCTCGCGCGGGCCGGCGGCGGCACCCGGGTCCGCGCGCCGCGCGGCGGGTCGCTGGCGCAGACCGGTGTCGCGACGGCCGTGGTGGCCGCGTTCGCGCTCGGCGGTGTCGACCCGATCGCGGCGATGTTCACCTGGCTGTCCACCCTGGGCGCGCTGGGGCTGCTGGCGTTGCTGCTGGCCGCGTCGATGGCCGCGATGGTCGCCCCGGCGAGCGTCCGTGGCCCGGCGCCGGACGCCTGGTCGTGGCGGTTCGCGCCGGTGCTGGGGGTGTTCGGCGGATCGGTGCTGCTGGCCGCGATGGTCGGCAACGTCGGGTCGTTGCTCGGTGCCGGGCCCGGATCGTGGTACCCGTACCTGCTGCCGGCGATCGTCGTCGGCACCGCCGTGGTCGGTGCGGTCTGGGCCGGGCACCTGCGGCAGTCGCGGCCCGAGGTGTATGCCGGCATCGGCCGTGGCACGCCGAAGACGCACGCCGTTCCCGACGCCATCACCATCTCGATCTGA
- a CDS encoding TOPRIM nucleotidyl transferase/hydrolase domain-containing protein — protein sequence MDVTERRELARVGLDGPLGGNAASMRATARALAQVESAAAVVLVEGISDQIALAALAAGRGRDLAAERVVVVPIGGAHAIGRFLTMLGPLGPEVRLAGLCDLREEEIFRRGLTEAGVGAPRTRAELEHLGFYVCLDDLEDELIRAVGPAGVEALFDSQGDLRSFRSFQSQPAWRGREPGAQLWRFLRSSSRRNLRYARLLVEAAVARDTVPRPLDALLSTVGGGNARQVRPESGDG from the coding sequence ATGGATGTCACCGAGCGTCGTGAGCTGGCCCGGGTCGGTCTCGACGGACCCCTGGGCGGCAACGCCGCCTCGATGCGGGCCACCGCCCGCGCGCTGGCGCAGGTGGAGTCCGCCGCGGCCGTGGTGCTCGTCGAGGGCATCAGCGACCAGATCGCCCTGGCGGCGCTCGCGGCCGGCCGCGGCCGGGATCTTGCGGCTGAGCGGGTCGTCGTCGTGCCGATCGGAGGGGCGCACGCGATCGGCCGTTTCCTTACCATGTTGGGTCCGCTGGGCCCGGAGGTGCGGCTCGCCGGCCTGTGCGATCTGCGGGAGGAGGAGATCTTCCGGCGCGGCCTGACCGAGGCCGGTGTCGGCGCGCCGCGCACCCGCGCCGAGCTGGAGCACCTCGGGTTCTACGTCTGCCTCGACGATCTGGAGGACGAGCTGATCCGGGCCGTCGGCCCCGCGGGCGTGGAGGCGCTCTTCGACTCGCAGGGCGACCTCCGGTCGTTCCGGTCGTTCCAGAGCCAGCCCGCCTGGCGTGGCCGGGAGCCCGGCGCGCAACTGTGGCGGTTCCTGCGCAGCAGCTCGCGCCGCAACCTGCGCTATGCCCGCCTGCTCGTCGAGGCGGCAGTGGCCCGCGACACCGTGCCCCGACCGCTCGACGCGCTGCTCAGCACCGTTGGTGGGGGCAACGCTCGCCAGGTGAGGCCAGAGTCCGGCGATGGCTGA
- the cas5e gene encoding type I-E CRISPR-associated protein Cas5/CasD → MSVLLLRLAGPLQSWGASSRFARRGTEVAPTKSGVIGLLAAAKGLRRTEPLTELLGLEFGVRLDQPGQLLRDFQTARSLDGRQSAPLTYRFYLSDAAFLAAVSGERELLHGLAQALARPRFPLYLGRRSCPPAGPISLGVHDDTLDDALTHWPWLAAKWHRRKLASTVRLEIIRDVRPGEPVTETVPDEPISFDPAHRQHTWRTVLRRHVDMTNDLAERAGVNGHDPLSLLGG, encoded by the coding sequence ATGAGCGTCCTGCTGCTCAGGCTCGCCGGGCCACTGCAATCCTGGGGCGCGTCCAGCCGCTTCGCCCGCCGGGGCACCGAGGTCGCACCCACCAAGAGCGGAGTGATCGGCCTGCTCGCCGCCGCGAAGGGCCTCCGCCGGACCGAGCCGCTCACCGAACTGCTCGGCCTGGAGTTCGGCGTACGGCTGGACCAGCCCGGGCAACTCCTGCGCGACTTCCAGACCGCCCGGTCCCTCGACGGCCGGCAGAGCGCACCGCTGACCTACCGCTTCTATCTGTCCGACGCGGCCTTCCTCGCCGCCGTCAGCGGCGAGCGGGAACTGCTGCACGGCCTGGCGCAGGCGCTGGCCCGGCCACGCTTCCCCCTCTACCTCGGTCGCCGTTCCTGCCCGCCGGCCGGGCCGATCAGCCTCGGCGTCCACGACGACACCCTCGACGACGCGCTGACGCACTGGCCGTGGCTCGCCGCGAAGTGGCACCGCCGCAAGCTGGCGAGCACGGTCCGGTTGGAGATCATCCGGGACGTCCGACCGGGTGAGCCGGTCACCGAGACCGTGCCCGACGAGCCGATCAGCTTCGACCCCGCGCATCGACAGCACACCTGGCGGACGGTGCTGCGCCGGCACGTCGACATGACAAACGACCTCGCGGAACGGGCCGGTGTCAACGGGCACGACCCGCTGAGCCTGCTGGGAGGCTGA
- the cas1e gene encoding type I-E CRISPR-associated endonuclease Cas1e, whose amino-acid sequence MKIPGVPPAELADLNRAQDRLSFVYLERCVIHRDSNAITATDDRGVVHLPAATLGALMLGPGTSITQQAMMLLADNGATAVWVGEHGVRYYAHGRPLARSSRLLVAQATAVVHRDRRLQVARAMYRMRFPGEDTTTLTMQQLRGKEGARVRRCYREHAKRTGVTWNNREYNPDDFSGSDPVNQALSAAHACLYGIVHAVIVAVGAAPGLGFVHTGHDRSFVYDIADLYKADISIPVAFDIAASGSTDIAPDTRRAVRDRVHDGALLDRCVRDIRSLLLNPAPRGPIDEQWLGEEPEDDTLRLWDEGGYELASGRNYGEDVDF is encoded by the coding sequence GTGAAGATTCCCGGTGTACCACCGGCGGAACTGGCGGACCTCAACCGGGCGCAGGACCGGCTCAGCTTCGTCTACCTCGAACGCTGCGTGATCCACCGCGACAGCAACGCGATCACCGCCACCGACGACAGGGGCGTCGTCCACCTCCCCGCCGCCACCCTCGGCGCCCTCATGCTCGGGCCGGGCACCAGCATCACCCAACAGGCGATGATGCTGCTCGCCGACAACGGCGCCACCGCCGTCTGGGTCGGCGAGCACGGCGTCCGGTACTACGCCCACGGCCGGCCACTCGCCCGATCCAGCCGGCTGCTCGTCGCCCAGGCCACCGCGGTCGTGCACCGCGACCGGCGTCTCCAGGTCGCGCGAGCGATGTACCGGATGCGGTTCCCCGGCGAGGACACCACCACCCTGACCATGCAGCAACTGCGCGGCAAGGAAGGCGCCCGGGTCCGCCGCTGCTACCGGGAACACGCCAAACGCACCGGCGTGACCTGGAACAACCGCGAGTACAACCCGGACGACTTCAGCGGCAGTGACCCCGTCAACCAGGCGCTGTCGGCGGCACACGCCTGCCTGTACGGCATCGTGCACGCCGTCATCGTCGCCGTCGGCGCCGCACCCGGACTCGGCTTCGTCCACACCGGCCACGACCGGTCCTTCGTCTACGACATCGCCGACCTCTACAAGGCCGACATCAGCATCCCGGTCGCCTTCGACATCGCCGCCAGCGGATCCACCGACATCGCCCCGGACACCCGCCGCGCCGTCCGCGACCGGGTCCACGACGGCGCCCTGCTCGACCGCTGCGTACGCGACATCCGGAGCCTGCTGCTCAACCCCGCGCCCCGCGGGCCGATCGACGAGCAGTGGCTCGGCGAGGAGCCGGAAGACGACACCCTACGGCTCTGGGACGAGGGCGGCTACGAGCTTGCCAGCGGACGAAACTACGGCGAGGACGTCGACTTCTGA
- a CDS encoding carbohydrate-binding protein produces MRHRPGPSALLATTALLAAAVALPTASSLAATPAAQGIPAAQGIPAGNGSPAGVPDVAVAAACTAPAWAEGNTYPVGSRVTYAGRTYQALVTHTAHVGAGWNPAATPSLWTDLGPCDGSPTPSPTPTPTPSPTTTSSPTPTPPPTTTAPPGPDTCALKPRPAGKVLQGYWENWDGAANGVHPPLGWIPITDSRIPAHGYNVINTAFPVIRSDGTVLWEDGMDTTVKVPTAAEMCRAKATGLTILMSIGGATAGIDLGSAAVADRFVATIVPILKRYNFDGIDIDIETGLIGSGNINQLSTSQANLIRIIDGVLAQMPAGFGLTMAPETAYVTGGSVVYGSIWGSYLPIIKKYADNGRLWWLNMQYYNGSMYGCSGDSYPAGTVQGFVAQTDCLNAGLVVQGTTIRVPYDKQVPGLPAQVGAGGGYLAPPAVAQAWNTYRGGLKGLMTWSLNWDGSKGWTFGDNVRALQGR; encoded by the coding sequence ATGCGACATCGACCCGGGCCATCCGCCCTGCTGGCCACCACCGCCCTGCTCGCCGCCGCCGTGGCCCTCCCGACCGCCAGCAGCCTCGCGGCCACCCCCGCCGCGCAGGGCATCCCCGCCGCGCAGGGCATCCCCGCCGGGAACGGCAGCCCGGCCGGCGTACCCGATGTCGCCGTCGCGGCGGCCTGCACCGCGCCGGCCTGGGCCGAGGGCAACACCTACCCGGTGGGCAGCCGGGTCACCTACGCCGGCCGGACCTACCAGGCTCTCGTGACGCACACGGCGCACGTCGGTGCCGGCTGGAACCCGGCCGCCACCCCGTCACTCTGGACCGACCTCGGCCCATGCGACGGCTCACCGACCCCCTCGCCGACCCCGACGCCGACGCCGTCACCCACCACCACCTCCTCCCCCACGCCGACCCCGCCGCCCACCACCACTGCCCCGCCGGGCCCGGACACCTGCGCGCTCAAGCCGAGGCCGGCGGGCAAGGTGCTCCAGGGCTACTGGGAGAACTGGGACGGCGCGGCAAACGGCGTACACCCGCCGCTGGGTTGGATCCCGATCACCGACTCGCGCATCCCCGCGCACGGCTACAACGTCATCAACACGGCGTTCCCGGTGATCCGCTCCGACGGCACGGTGCTCTGGGAGGACGGCATGGACACCACGGTCAAGGTGCCCACCGCAGCGGAGATGTGCCGGGCCAAGGCCACCGGGCTGACCATCCTGATGTCCATCGGTGGGGCCACCGCCGGCATCGACCTCGGCTCGGCCGCGGTCGCCGACCGGTTCGTCGCCACCATCGTGCCGATCCTCAAGCGCTACAACTTCGACGGCATCGACATCGACATCGAGACCGGGCTCATCGGCAGCGGCAACATCAACCAGCTCTCCACGTCGCAGGCCAACCTGATCCGCATCATCGACGGGGTGCTGGCCCAGATGCCGGCCGGCTTCGGCCTCACCATGGCGCCGGAGACCGCGTACGTCACCGGTGGCAGCGTCGTCTACGGCTCCATCTGGGGCTCCTACCTGCCCATCATCAAGAAGTACGCCGACAACGGCCGGCTCTGGTGGCTGAACATGCAGTACTACAACGGCAGCATGTACGGCTGCTCCGGCGACTCGTACCCGGCCGGCACGGTGCAGGGCTTCGTCGCCCAGACCGACTGCCTCAACGCCGGGCTGGTCGTGCAGGGCACCACCATCCGCGTCCCGTACGACAAGCAGGTCCCCGGCCTGCCCGCCCAGGTCGGTGCCGGCGGCGGCTACCTGGCGCCACCGGCCGTCGCCCAGGCGTGGAACACCTACCGGGGCGGCCTGAAAGGGCTGATGACCTGGTCGCTGAACTGGGACGGTTCGAAGGGCTGGACCTTCGGCGACAACGTCCGGGCCCTCCAGGGGCGCTGA
- a CDS encoding N-acetyltransferase yields MSGLLAAELAAGPIAAWLVPDPAHRRPVLHAYARFVLAHGLAHGQVDTTCDRTAVAVWYPRRAAPEPAAALLFGLCRVLGAQAARFALLHAQTDAVHPHIPHHHLAQLAGDHDAARRLLVARHRLLDPHGLPSYAEVVTDRPRECLLGRLGYAPRTPVLLGGGPALWRMWRAAPATARRCRAGCGCTGPR; encoded by the coding sequence TTGAGCGGTCTGCTCGCCGCCGAGCTGGCGGCCGGGCCGATCGCCGCGTGGCTGGTGCCGGACCCGGCCCACCGTCGGCCCGTCCTGCACGCCTACGCCCGGTTCGTGCTGGCGCACGGGCTGGCGCACGGCCAGGTCGACACGACCTGCGACCGGACGGCGGTGGCGGTCTGGTATCCCCGCCGCGCCGCGCCGGAGCCGGCGGCGGCCCTGCTGTTCGGCCTCTGCCGGGTGCTCGGCGCGCAGGCGGCCCGGTTCGCGCTGCTGCACGCGCAGACCGACGCGGTGCACCCGCACATCCCGCACCACCACCTCGCCCAGCTGGCCGGGGATCACGACGCGGCGCGGCGGTTGCTGGTCGCCCGGCACCGGTTGCTGGACCCGCACGGCCTGCCCTCGTACGCCGAGGTGGTCACCGACCGGCCCCGGGAGTGCCTGCTCGGCCGGCTCGGCTACGCCCCACGGACGCCGGTCCTGCTCGGCGGCGGCCCGGCGCTCTGGCGGATGTGGCGGGCCGCGCCCGCGACGGCGCGGCGATGCCGCGCCGGGTGCGGGTGCACCGGGCCCCGCTGA
- the cas6e gene encoding type I-E CRISPR-associated protein Cas6/Cse3/CasE gives MFLTRFQINPARRNARKLLSSPHAMHAAVRAAFAAADDYARAGTRTLWRLDTPTTATVHLYLVSPGRPDLTHLVEQVGWPTSDEAWVTRDYDGLLTSLRPGQQWAFRLTANPTHSGRKTADAKETQRFGYLREHEQMAWLVGRADRHGFAVASQQDGRPNLRLHRRQTQTFKRGMGTVTLTVATYDGILQVTEADAFRRALTGGIGHAKAYGCGLLTLAPAPGSP, from the coding sequence ATGTTCCTCACCCGATTCCAGATCAACCCGGCCCGCCGCAACGCGCGCAAGCTGCTCTCCTCGCCGCACGCCATGCACGCGGCGGTCCGCGCCGCCTTCGCCGCCGCCGACGACTACGCGCGCGCCGGCACCCGTACCCTGTGGCGGCTCGACACCCCGACGACCGCGACCGTCCACCTCTACCTCGTCAGCCCCGGCCGGCCGGATCTCACCCACCTGGTCGAGCAGGTCGGCTGGCCCACCAGCGACGAAGCCTGGGTGACCCGGGACTACGACGGGCTGCTCACCTCGCTGCGCCCAGGCCAGCAGTGGGCGTTCCGGCTCACCGCCAACCCGACCCACAGTGGCCGCAAGACCGCCGACGCCAAGGAGACCCAGCGCTTCGGCTACCTGCGCGAGCACGAACAGATGGCCTGGCTGGTGGGGCGGGCCGACCGGCACGGCTTCGCCGTGGCGAGCCAGCAGGACGGTCGCCCGAACCTGCGGCTGCACCGCCGTCAGACGCAGACCTTCAAACGCGGCATGGGCACCGTCACCCTGACCGTGGCGACGTACGACGGCATCCTCCAGGTCACCGAGGCCGACGCCTTCCGCAGGGCGTTGACCGGCGGCATCGGCCATGCCAAGGCGTACGGCTGCGGCCTGCTCACCCTCGCACCCGCCCCGGGCAGCCCGTGA
- the cas7e gene encoding type I-E CRISPR-associated protein Cas7/Cse4/CasC, with translation MSRTIIDVYALQTVPPSNLNRDDTGSPKTAVYGGHRRARVSSQAWKRAIRLAFAGLLDRSQLGERTKRVGESLATRIKELDPSISDEAASALAAEAFVAGGLAKAEKKKGEVKDVESGYLLFLSHRQLDNLAAAALEAARDGSTLDRARFKALVNTEHSVDVAMFGRMVADMADINVDAACQVSHAISVHAVDNEFDYFTAVDDRKADAAETGAGMIGTIEFNSSTLYRYATVDVDALHRTLGDASATRAAVEAFLTAFARSMPTGKQNTFAHRTLPDAVLVRLRDTQPINLVGAFETPIRETHAAGRIELAAAELAKHTVAVETAYGERPVGSWVTQVGEKTAVLADLGKAVSFSELVSGVGEQVTTALGQPA, from the coding sequence ATGAGCCGCACCATCATCGACGTCTACGCACTCCAGACCGTGCCACCGAGCAACCTCAACCGCGACGACACGGGTTCACCGAAGACCGCCGTCTACGGTGGACACCGTCGGGCACGGGTGTCCAGCCAGGCGTGGAAGCGGGCCATCCGGCTGGCGTTCGCCGGCCTGCTCGACCGCTCCCAGCTCGGCGAGCGGACCAAGCGCGTCGGCGAGTCCCTCGCGACCCGGATCAAGGAACTTGACCCGAGCATCTCCGACGAGGCCGCCTCCGCCCTCGCCGCCGAGGCCTTCGTGGCCGGCGGCCTCGCCAAGGCGGAGAAGAAGAAGGGCGAGGTGAAGGACGTCGAGTCCGGCTACCTGCTGTTCCTGAGCCACCGGCAGCTGGACAACCTCGCCGCCGCCGCGCTGGAGGCCGCCCGCGACGGCAGCACCCTCGACAGGGCCCGGTTCAAGGCGTTGGTCAACACCGAACACTCCGTCGACGTGGCGATGTTCGGCCGGATGGTCGCCGACATGGCCGACATCAACGTGGACGCCGCCTGCCAGGTCTCCCACGCCATCAGCGTGCACGCCGTCGACAACGAGTTCGACTACTTCACCGCCGTCGACGACCGCAAGGCCGACGCCGCCGAGACCGGCGCCGGCATGATCGGCACCATCGAGTTCAACTCGTCCACGCTGTACCGCTACGCCACCGTCGACGTCGACGCCCTGCACCGCACCCTCGGCGACGCGAGCGCGACCCGCGCGGCCGTCGAAGCCTTCCTGACCGCGTTCGCCCGCAGCATGCCGACCGGCAAGCAGAACACCTTCGCCCACCGCACGCTGCCCGACGCCGTGCTGGTGCGGCTGCGCGACACGCAGCCCATCAACCTGGTCGGGGCCTTCGAGACGCCCATCCGCGAGACGCACGCCGCCGGGCGGATCGAACTGGCCGCGGCCGAGCTGGCGAAGCACACGGTGGCGGTCGAGACCGCGTACGGGGAACGGCCGGTCGGCAGCTGGGTCACCCAGGTCGGGGAGAAGACCGCGGTGCTGGCCGACCTCGGCAAGGCGGTCAGCTTCAGCGAGCTGGTCAGCGGAGTGGGTGAGCAGGTCACCACCGCCCTCGGACAGCCGGCATGA